From Candidatus Neomarinimicrobiota bacterium, a single genomic window includes:
- a CDS encoding tetratricopeptide repeat protein, producing MKRILRFTVQLLILFLLASSLPLDLFAAAAAEPNLKSPQQTKKKRSSKSKKKTSGKSSSKKAAQAKKYFDRGKKRIKAKDYQGALKDFKAADKLKPSKTTKSYIKRLSGMVSKKKKSAPAVAKRVPEPKSVYQVSDNIYRMTYQLDASTQRIRSARQALKPMDTRSESRMTLARMEKLEKKALNEPTNSNAQRDLALEYEKKGAFGKARDIYMRLISSAPMNPDYHYFLGAMYARMGQDNKARYAFQEVLEIDPNHLATVNALSLHSGRPGGSTMATDLMQKAAAKAPEGPAQMLKEVREYLESGAYDNVISMAQEGEKRYPKNAVLPYMRGMAHEAKGDLESAKKAYRNSIELDPSDPSSSVALGDLYSNQGNYLYAAISYEGALEKNPADVVLRFKHGLSYFEAYEWAKCAAAWEDILHYAPNHTEVIKMLPRVYYILSMEYNRNGFTDLSRQAFANAISVNPASSDWLGDALNTAGEYYRDNGMYRESLKAYQEAMELSPENVHHYNGIGATYWYMGEKEMAVAAWEKSLSLHSGDNAARGWLLLANR from the coding sequence ATGAAGCGTATTCTAAGATTCACCGTTCAACTGCTGATACTGTTTTTATTGGCATCCAGTCTGCCGCTGGATCTGTTCGCCGCGGCCGCGGCTGAACCGAACCTGAAATCGCCTCAGCAGACCAAGAAGAAACGTTCCTCCAAATCGAAAAAGAAAACGTCGGGAAAATCCTCCTCTAAGAAAGCAGCGCAGGCCAAGAAGTACTTTGATAGGGGGAAGAAGAGAATAAAAGCCAAAGATTATCAAGGAGCGTTGAAAGATTTTAAGGCAGCTGATAAACTGAAGCCTTCGAAGACGACCAAGTCTTACATCAAGAGATTAAGCGGGATGGTATCAAAGAAAAAGAAATCAGCGCCGGCGGTAGCGAAAAGAGTACCTGAGCCTAAGAGCGTATACCAGGTCTCAGATAATATCTATCGGATGACCTATCAGCTTGATGCTTCGACCCAGCGTATCCGGAGCGCCCGGCAGGCACTCAAGCCGATGGATACCCGGTCCGAAAGCCGTATGACTCTTGCACGGATGGAGAAGTTGGAGAAGAAGGCTTTGAATGAGCCGACGAATTCTAATGCACAGCGGGATCTTGCTCTGGAATACGAAAAAAAGGGAGCCTTTGGCAAAGCGAGAGATATCTATATGCGTCTGATCTCGTCTGCCCCCATGAACCCGGATTATCATTATTTTCTCGGCGCCATGTATGCGCGAATGGGGCAAGACAACAAGGCCCGTTATGCTTTTCAGGAAGTCCTGGAGATCGATCCTAATCATCTGGCAACAGTGAATGCACTGTCGCTTCACTCCGGGCGACCGGGCGGCAGTACGATGGCGACGGACTTGATGCAGAAAGCAGCCGCGAAAGCGCCGGAAGGGCCGGCTCAGATGCTGAAAGAGGTTCGCGAATATCTTGAATCCGGTGCCTACGATAATGTTATCTCAATGGCTCAAGAAGGCGAGAAGCGCTATCCCAAAAACGCCGTGCTTCCCTACATGAGAGGAATGGCCCACGAAGCAAAAGGTGACCTTGAGTCCGCCAAAAAAGCTTACAGGAACAGCATCGAACTCGACCCATCGGATCCGTCGTCGTCGGTGGCTCTGGGTGATCTCTATTCCAATCAGGGCAACTATCTCTACGCCGCCATCTCTTATGAAGGGGCCCTTGAAAAGAATCCCGCAGATGTGGTGCTCCGTTTCAAACACGGTCTCAGTTACTTCGAGGCTTATGAGTGGGCCAAGTGTGCAGCGGCGTGGGAAGATATATTGCACTACGCTCCCAATCATACCGAAGTGATCAAAATGCTGCCGCGGGTCTATTACATTTTAAGCATGGAGTACAACCGGAACGGATTCACCGATCTGAGCCGGCAGGCATTTGCCAATGCGATTTCAGTCAATCCTGCGTCCTCAGACTGGTTGGGTGATGCTTTGAACACCGCCGGCGAATACTACAGAGATAACGGCATGTACCGTGAGTCACTCAAAGCGTACCAGGAAGCGATGGAGCTGAGTCCCGAAAATGTACATCACTATAACGGCATCGGCGCC